DNA from Terriglobales bacterium:
TCATGCACCCCCTGATCCACGATTTTCGCTATGGTTTGCGCATCCTGCGCAAGAGTCCCGGTTTCACGATCGTTGCCGTCCTGACTTTGGCGATTGGCATTGGCGCGACGACGGCGATTTTCAGCATCGTCGATGCTGTGCTGCTGCGGCCTCTCGCTATGCAGAACCCGGAGCGAGTGATGCTGCTTCAGGAAATGTGGCAGGGACACGGAGGTGGCGGGGTTTCGGTCGGCAACTACTCGGACCTTCACGAGATCAGCCGCTCGTTCTCGAGTCTTTCAGCGTCGGCTTCGGCGGCCTTCAATCTTGCCACTGAAGATACTCCCGAGCGCATCGATGGCGAGAGGGTCACGGCGGAATACTTCAACACATTCGGCGTGGCGCCGCTGATGGGACGCTACTTCAGTCGGAAAGAAGATGCTCCCGGGCAAAATTCCGTCGCCATTATCAGCGAAGACCTCTGGCGAACGCGCTTCCACGGCGACTCGACGATTCTGGGTCGCAGCATCCACGTGAATGGCGCTCCGACCACGATTGTGGCAGTGATGCCGCACAGCTTCGATCCTTTGCTGAGCAAATCAAAGATCTGGGTACCAGCGGCGTTTACCTCCGCGCAGCTCAAGGATCATGACAATCATTACCTGATCCTCTTCGCGCGACTCAAGGATGGCGTATCGCTGCCGCAGGCCCGCGCCGAAATGCAGGTGCTGGCTGCACGGCAGGCGCAGCTTTATCCCATCGACGACAAAGATCGCGGCTTCAGTCTTACTCCGCTAACGGATGCACTGTTGGGCGATCAACGCGTGACGCTGTTCACTGTGCTAGCTGCCGTCGGATTCGTTCTGCTGATCGCGTGTGCGAACATTGCCAACCTGCAACTGACGCGCGCAAGAGCGCGACAAAAGGAAATGGCAGTGCGCGCGGCGCTGGGCGCGAGTCCGAGCCGGATTGTGCGGCAGCTCCTGGCTGAGAACGTGGTGTTGGCGCTCCTGAGTGCAATTTTGGGAATTGGGGTAGCCGCCGCCGGCGTGAAATGGCTCGTGGCCAGCGCGCCCGCAGGCGTGCCCCGCATTGACGATGCGCACCTGGACTTTCGCGCACTGCTGTTTGCGGCAGCGATCGCACTGTTCTCAAGCATTGTCTTCGGCCTGACCCCGGCGTTGCGATCCGCCGCCGTGCGCCTCACGCAGGCACTCAACATTTCCAGCGCAATCGGCAAGAGCACGCGCGATCGCGTTCGCAACGCCTTGGTTGTGGGTGAAGTCGCGCTGGCGCTGATGCTGCTCGCGGGTGCGGGATTGCTGGTCCGCAGTGCGCTGGCTTTGTCGAATGTTCAGCCGGGATTCGATACCGCAAATCTGATGGCCGGGCGTGTCGGTCTTTCCGAAGCTACTTATCGCGATCCGGTCGTCGCTAGACAGACATTTGAGGCCATGCTTCGCAATGTAGAGCAATTGCCCGGAGTGCAAGCTGCCTCGGTTGTCTCTCGCGCTCCAATGATGACCGGCGGCAACAGCAATGGCTTGCTCGCCGAAGGGCAGGCGTTTGATCCATCGAATCTGGTTGATGCCCGCCTGCGCCTAGTCACACCGGGATATCTGAACACTGTTCGCGTGCCGCTGAAAATGGGCCGCGGATTTACTCCGGCAGATACGCGCGCAAGCACCTTCGTGACTTTGGTGAACGAGACGCTCGCGCGCACGATGTGGCGCGGGCAGAATCCGATAGGGAAGCGCTTCGCCTGTTGCGAGCCTGGTCCCAAGGGACGACTCGATCCGGTCTGGCATGAAGTCGTTGGTGTAGTCGGCGACACGCGCGCATGGGGACTTGATCAGCAAGTGCAGCCTGAGTTCTACCTGCCGATCGCGCAGATGCCTCCCGGTGCATGGGATTGGGTTGGTCGCACCATGGATGTAGTGGTGCGCACCGGTGGTGCTCCGCTTTCCGTAGGCGAGCTTCGATCCGCTGTAGCGAAAGCTGCGCCGGGAGTGCCGATCTACAACGTGACCACGATGCAGCAGAGGATGTCGACACAGCTCGAGCAGTCCCATTTTGATACTTATCTGCTGGCCATCTTTGCCGCCACCGCGCTGCTGCTTGCTGCCGTAGGCATTTACGGCGTGCTCTCGTATACGGTCGCGCAGCGCACGAGAGACATCGGTATCCGCATGGCTTTGGGTGCTACGCAGACTAC
Protein-coding regions in this window:
- a CDS encoding ABC transporter permease, coding for MHPLIHDFRYGLRILRKSPGFTIVAVLTLAIGIGATTAIFSIVDAVLLRPLAMQNPERVMLLQEMWQGHGGGGVSVGNYSDLHEISRSFSSLSASASAAFNLATEDTPERIDGERVTAEYFNTFGVAPLMGRYFSRKEDAPGQNSVAIISEDLWRTRFHGDSTILGRSIHVNGAPTTIVAVMPHSFDPLLSKSKIWVPAAFTSAQLKDHDNHYLILFARLKDGVSLPQARAEMQVLAARQAQLYPIDDKDRGFSLTPLTDALLGDQRVTLFTVLAAVGFVLLIACANIANLQLTRARARQKEMAVRAALGASPSRIVRQLLAENVVLALLSAILGIGVAAAGVKWLVASAPAGVPRIDDAHLDFRALLFAAAIALFSSIVFGLTPALRSAAVRLTQALNISSAIGKSTRDRVRNALVVGEVALALMLLAGAGLLVRSALALSNVQPGFDTANLMAGRVGLSEATYRDPVVARQTFEAMLRNVEQLPGVQAASVVSRAPMMTGGNSNGLLAEGQAFDPSNLVDARLRLVTPGYLNTVRVPLKMGRGFTPADTRASTFVTLVNETLARTMWRGQNPIGKRFACCEPGPKGRLDPVWHEVVGVVGDTRAWGLDQQVQPEFYLPIAQMPPGAWDWVGRTMDVVVRTGGAPLSVGELRSAVAKAAPGVPIYNVTTMQQRMSTQLEQSHFDTYLLAIFAATALLLAAVGIYGVLSYTVAQRTRDIGIRMALGATQTTIARDVLSHGLLLTGIGLAIGVIGALVCARLIQSILYGVHPTDVPTFFVVSALLACVALLASYLPARKASRVDPMVALRYE